In Psychrobacter sp. P11G3, a single genomic region encodes these proteins:
- a CDS encoding putative bifunctional diguanylate cyclase/phosphodiesterase — translation MSNFDTIPVSIKQQLMSTLCEQLEDAIFVLDDNLRYLAVNASYELMIGYKEEFLVGRPLGIYAAEFLSEAEQLILKDISKNLDRHGFYELDFSMINRYGEPIDCHVTYRKIYVEQTAYHVGMLRDMSSVIKDQKQVAHLLNYDQLTGLPNRKVFLSQTSDMLLDSYQEVVLVRLNIDRYRNLASLLGPDGANDLIKNFVEGVEKLKLHNLRSFSHFGGDDFALLFEVKDANMVRHQLDTLMQMCERPFSTDKSHATDANIYYHISVGVSCFPKDDNEVTGLLTKAEKALDYVKQHGGDDIRWYDEAIESATAGSLELESELRTATLEGQFVPYYQPKFSLETGAITGFEALVRWQHPTRGLLKPVHFINAIIAHKLSFDLFSQLAIKIVKQLSVWQQQGFHQHVCINADAAEFSHPDFFDMVSTLLTENDIAAHQLHIEVTESSLIQRHDNVKKQLNSLRELGVRLALDDFGTGYASLSYLQEYPFDFIKIDKSFISNIETDRTQHAIVKAILDLALALDMQVVAEGIETEQQRDVLLDMGCKIGQGYWFSKPVAADVATAMLLKQNASE, via the coding sequence ATGAGCAATTTTGACACTATTCCAGTATCAATCAAGCAGCAGTTGATGAGTACGCTATGTGAACAGCTTGAAGACGCCATATTTGTATTAGATGATAATTTACGTTATTTAGCGGTCAATGCTAGTTATGAGCTTATGATTGGCTACAAAGAAGAGTTCTTGGTTGGTCGGCCACTTGGTATTTATGCTGCCGAGTTTTTATCAGAAGCAGAGCAGCTGATCTTAAAAGACATCAGTAAAAACCTAGACCGTCATGGATTTTACGAACTTGATTTTTCGATGATCAATCGTTATGGCGAACCTATCGATTGTCATGTCACTTATCGCAAGATTTATGTCGAACAGACAGCCTACCATGTAGGTATGTTACGTGACATGTCATCCGTTATCAAAGACCAAAAACAGGTCGCGCATTTACTCAACTATGATCAGCTCACAGGTCTTCCTAACCGCAAGGTGTTTTTGAGTCAAACAAGTGACATGCTATTAGATAGTTACCAAGAGGTTGTCCTTGTACGCTTAAACATTGACCGCTATCGCAATCTTGCCAGCCTACTAGGGCCTGATGGTGCCAATGACTTAATAAAAAACTTTGTAGAAGGAGTCGAAAAGCTCAAACTGCATAATTTACGCTCTTTTTCTCACTTTGGTGGTGATGATTTTGCGCTACTGTTTGAAGTTAAAGATGCCAATATGGTACGTCATCAATTAGATACACTTATGCAAATGTGTGAACGCCCCTTCTCTACTGACAAGAGCCATGCGACAGATGCAAATATCTATTACCATATTTCTGTGGGTGTCAGCTGTTTTCCAAAAGATGATAATGAAGTAACGGGTTTATTGACAAAGGCAGAAAAAGCGCTGGACTATGTCAAGCAGCACGGTGGCGATGATATCCGCTGGTACGATGAGGCCATTGAAAGCGCCACCGCTGGTAGCTTAGAGTTAGAGTCTGAGCTTAGGACTGCTACCCTTGAAGGTCAATTCGTTCCTTATTATCAGCCAAAGTTCTCATTAGAGACTGGGGCTATCACAGGTTTTGAAGCATTGGTACGTTGGCAACACCCTACTCGCGGATTACTCAAGCCCGTTCATTTCATCAATGCCATTATCGCGCACAAGCTCTCCTTTGATTTGTTTTCGCAACTGGCCATTAAAATCGTCAAACAACTCTCTGTTTGGCAACAGCAAGGGTTTCATCAACACGTCTGTATCAACGCTGATGCTGCTGAGTTTAGCCACCCTGACTTCTTTGATATGGTGAGCACACTACTGACAGAAAATGACATTGCTGCCCATCAATTGCATATCGAAGTGACCGAGTCGTCTTTGATTCAGCGTCATGATAATGTAAAAAAACAGCTTAACTCGCTTAGAGAGCTTGGCGTACGTCTAGCGCTCGATGATTTCGGTACTGGTTATGCGTCATTGAGCTACTTGCAAGAATACCCATTTGATTTTATCAAGATTGATAAGAGCTTTATCTCTAATATTGAAACCGATCGTACCCAGCACGCGATTGTAAAAGCCATTTTAGACTTAGCACTCGCTTTAGATATGCAGGTCGTTGCTGAAGGTATCGAAACTGAGCAGCAGCGCGATGTGTTGTTGGATATGGGTTGCAAAATTGGTCAGGGCTATTGGTTTAGCAAACCCGTGGCTGCTGATGTTGCCACTGCGATGCTGCTTAAACAAAATGCTTCTGAGTAA
- a CDS encoding acyl-CoA dehydrogenase C-terminal domain-containing protein: protein MQYKAPLRDIQFVMHELLDSESHYKTLPAFQEADRELMDSLFEMAASFAENELSPLNQSGDAEGCKFDNGKVTTPKGFKEAYDAYCELGFPALSAEEDFGGQNMPFSLSTVINEMVGTANWSFSMYPGLSHGAIQTIEHHGTDEQKQTYLEKMVTGEWSGTMCLTEAHAGSDLGIIRTKAEPKEDGSYSITGQKIFISAGEHDLTGNIIHIVLARLPGAPAGTKGISLFIVPKMTVNADGSVGESNNVVCGSIEHKMGIKASATCVMNFDGATGYLIGPENRGLQCMFTFMNVARIGTAVQGLTAAEYAFQGSLTYAKDRLAMRSLSGTKAPEKAADPIIVHPAVRNMLLTEKAFAEGGRALVYYLSHFADTVAKGEGEELKFADQMLSLLTPIAKAFLTETGLEAANHGIQVYGGHGFVSEWGMEQNVRDTRISCLYEGTTEIQALDLLGRKVLGSQGKLLANFVNVIQEFCEENKENDEMGQFIRPLAKHLKEWGDLTARIGMQATETPDAVGGAAVDYMYFSGYVTLAYLWARMALVAQTAIANGTGEKAFYDAKVKTAQFYFAKLLPRTTTHVQRIGTGVEPYMSMDVDQFAF from the coding sequence ATGCAATACAAAGCGCCCTTACGTGATATCCAATTCGTTATGCATGAACTACTCGATAGTGAAAGCCACTACAAAACTTTGCCTGCGTTCCAAGAAGCTGACCGTGAGCTAATGGACAGCCTGTTTGAAATGGCTGCAAGCTTTGCTGAAAACGAACTGTCACCATTAAACCAAAGCGGTGATGCTGAAGGCTGTAAGTTTGACAATGGTAAAGTCACCACGCCAAAAGGCTTTAAAGAAGCTTATGACGCGTATTGTGAGCTTGGCTTCCCTGCTTTATCTGCTGAAGAAGATTTCGGCGGTCAAAACATGCCGTTCTCATTGTCTACTGTCATCAATGAAATGGTTGGTACGGCTAACTGGTCATTCTCTATGTACCCTGGCCTCTCACATGGTGCTATCCAAACCATCGAGCATCATGGTACTGACGAGCAAAAACAAACCTATTTAGAAAAAATGGTGACTGGCGAATGGTCAGGCACCATGTGTCTTACTGAAGCTCATGCGGGTTCTGACTTGGGTATTATCCGCACCAAAGCTGAGCCTAAAGAAGATGGTAGCTATAGCATCACGGGGCAAAAGATTTTTATCTCTGCTGGTGAGCATGACTTAACCGGTAACATTATCCATATTGTATTGGCTCGTCTACCAGGCGCACCTGCTGGCACCAAAGGTATCTCCCTGTTTATCGTTCCTAAAATGACGGTAAACGCAGATGGTAGCGTTGGCGAAAGCAACAATGTCGTTTGTGGCTCTATCGAACACAAAATGGGTATCAAAGCCTCTGCAACTTGTGTCATGAACTTCGATGGCGCAACGGGTTACTTGATTGGACCTGAAAACCGCGGCCTACAGTGTATGTTCACCTTCATGAATGTGGCACGTATCGGTACTGCTGTGCAAGGTTTGACTGCAGCAGAGTATGCATTCCAAGGTTCATTGACTTATGCAAAAGACCGCTTAGCGATGCGCTCGTTATCAGGTACGAAAGCACCAGAGAAAGCGGCTGACCCTATCATCGTACATCCAGCTGTCCGTAACATGCTATTGACTGAAAAAGCCTTTGCTGAAGGTGGTCGTGCGCTAGTTTATTATCTCTCACACTTTGCAGATACCGTTGCAAAAGGCGAAGGCGAAGAGTTGAAGTTTGCTGATCAAATGTTGTCACTACTGACGCCAATTGCTAAAGCGTTCTTGACTGAAACAGGTCTAGAAGCTGCTAACCATGGTATTCAGGTTTATGGTGGTCATGGTTTCGTTAGCGAATGGGGTATGGAGCAGAACGTACGTGATACGCGCATTTCTTGCTTATACGAAGGTACCACAGAGATTCAAGCACTTGACTTGTTAGGCCGTAAAGTCCTAGGTTCACAAGGTAAGCTACTTGCGAACTTTGTAAACGTTATCCAAGAATTCTGTGAAGAAAACAAAGAAAATGACGAGATGGGTCAGTTCATCCGTCCACTTGCCAAGCACCTTAAAGAATGGGGTGATTTGACTGCACGCATCGGCATGCAAGCAACTGAAACGCCAGACGCTGTTGGCGGCGCTGCAGTGGACTATATGTATTTCAGTGGTTATGTGACTCTAGCTTACTTATGGGCGCGTATGGCACTGGTTGCTCAGACTGCTATCGCAAACGGTACTGGCGAAAAAGCATTCTATGACGCTAAGGTTAAAACAGCTCAGTTCTACTTTGCTAAGCTATTGCCACGTACTACTACGCACGTACAGCGTATCGGCACTGGTGTAGAGCCATATATGAGCATGGACGTTGATCAGTTTGCCTTTTAA
- a CDS encoding site-specific recombinase encodes MSELKRILQQITALSDVPDPAVLKRLIDELRVSDKEPALANEKIQSLIDIIHQHPEYGDGLSSFVLKLIIQYRQIALYTDTGIMSDQGFFNSLRRLIGHRFLPLLPQDDSVVELVGYLFNKRSDERWLANIEKEKWDKLVELVRVEEKHLNLVATAKNSILNAIIILSYRISGIGLHPDLMESYPQILNYSASFVAQNQEAVLFVNQYRQAHELDTLTDITPEQAVDPAPLLVMLEQCEDIVATVRKRIYKTGISIRLTNMMLRLDQSLQRMRILTELVTDDNQKRDRAVIELIQALITTANQRYSIGYLIDNNTKLLSRKVTENASRVGEHYISTDKAGYQKMLKKASIGGFIIAFMATIKILAYHLALAPMGRAFINSMIYGLGFVFIHVIRGTVATKQPAMTAAAIASTISEGSGKKSHQLTKLSELVVDILRTQFIAIMGNVMLAVPVALIISFAWLQYTGAPMIDTEKAGHLLHDLDPFHSLALPHAAIAGVYLFLSGLIAGYYDNLAVYNNVGARIQRHKLLKYILPSSWLQRLGGFIEANLGAIMGNFLFGVFLGSTATIGYIFGLPIDIRHIAFASANLAHGLFNISADDISWSLILISILGVALIGLVNLIVSFSLALFVALRSKEVRFFEWSRLTKLVFGHIISHPSDFFWPRDKPMKYARIDSQGHMIFDDTSAQKNGKSIPSNYVVRRLSDVRILPESKHADAQHSQTNTDINYEKQPTDGHTQSYSSPEKVMDLDDGLVDDELNSVPYTDDIQYDKATKTISAIDSDVVSDEPHHTDSDDKQTGDAKTPLPKPKKPPKLPS; translated from the coding sequence GTGTCAGAATTAAAACGCATTTTACAACAGATTACCGCTTTGAGCGACGTGCCAGATCCTGCGGTACTCAAACGCTTGATTGATGAGCTACGAGTCAGTGATAAAGAACCTGCATTGGCCAACGAAAAAATTCAATCCCTTATTGATATCATACATCAGCATCCAGAATATGGAGATGGGCTGTCTAGTTTTGTGCTAAAACTGATTATCCAATATCGACAAATTGCGTTGTATACCGATACTGGTATCATGTCCGACCAAGGGTTCTTTAACAGTTTACGCCGGTTAATTGGTCATCGGTTTTTACCATTATTACCACAAGATGACTCTGTCGTAGAATTGGTGGGCTATTTATTTAATAAACGCTCTGATGAACGCTGGCTGGCCAATATTGAAAAGGAAAAATGGGACAAACTGGTTGAGCTGGTTCGCGTAGAAGAGAAACACTTAAACCTAGTCGCTACCGCAAAAAACAGTATTTTAAACGCCATTATCATTTTGTCTTATCGCATCAGCGGTATCGGCTTGCATCCTGATTTGATGGAGTCCTATCCACAAATACTGAACTATTCCGCATCTTTCGTTGCACAAAATCAAGAAGCCGTACTCTTCGTCAATCAATATCGTCAAGCACATGAGCTTGATACCTTGACAGATATCACACCTGAGCAAGCAGTCGACCCCGCGCCATTATTAGTCATGCTTGAACAGTGTGAAGATATCGTCGCTACCGTACGCAAGCGGATTTATAAAACCGGTATCTCTATTCGTTTGACTAATATGATGCTGCGTTTAGATCAAAGCTTGCAGCGTATGCGGATTTTGACTGAACTGGTCACAGACGATAATCAAAAGCGAGATCGCGCTGTTATCGAACTGATACAGGCACTCATCACTACGGCCAATCAGCGCTATAGTATTGGTTATTTGATTGATAATAATACCAAACTGCTCTCTCGCAAAGTCACAGAAAATGCCAGCCGCGTCGGCGAGCATTATATTAGTACCGATAAAGCAGGCTATCAAAAGATGCTCAAAAAAGCCTCTATTGGTGGCTTTATCATTGCATTTATGGCAACCATAAAAATACTGGCGTATCATTTAGCGCTCGCTCCCATGGGTCGCGCGTTCATCAACAGTATGATTTATGGGTTGGGTTTCGTATTCATTCATGTTATTCGCGGCACAGTCGCTACCAAGCAGCCAGCCATGACCGCTGCTGCAATCGCTTCTACTATTTCTGAAGGCTCTGGTAAAAAATCGCATCAGTTGACCAAGCTATCAGAATTGGTGGTCGATATCTTGCGCACCCAGTTTATCGCTATCATGGGTAACGTCATGTTGGCCGTACCCGTCGCTTTGATTATATCTTTTGCTTGGTTGCAATATACTGGCGCGCCAATGATTGATACCGAAAAAGCAGGACATTTGCTACATGATCTTGACCCATTTCACTCATTAGCACTGCCCCATGCTGCCATTGCGGGGGTTTACCTGTTCTTATCTGGTTTGATTGCTGGTTACTACGACAACTTGGCAGTTTATAACAACGTAGGCGCGCGCATACAACGTCACAAATTATTAAAATACATATTGCCCAGCTCATGGCTTCAGCGTTTAGGCGGCTTTATAGAAGCTAACTTGGGCGCTATCATGGGTAACTTCTTATTCGGGGTGTTCTTAGGTAGTACCGCGACTATTGGCTATATCTTCGGCTTACCAATTGATATTCGTCACATTGCCTTTGCTTCAGCAAACTTGGCACACGGACTATTCAATATATCTGCTGATGACATCAGCTGGAGCCTCATTCTAATTTCTATACTTGGTGTGGCCCTTATTGGTTTGGTCAACTTAATTGTTAGCTTTTCACTGGCACTGTTTGTCGCCCTACGTTCTAAAGAAGTTCGCTTTTTTGAATGGAGTCGCCTCACAAAACTCGTATTTGGCCATATTATTAGTCATCCGTCTGATTTTTTCTGGCCACGTGATAAGCCAATGAAATATGCGCGTATCGACAGTCAGGGTCACATGATATTTGATGATACTTCAGCACAAAAAAATGGCAAATCTATACCAAGTAATTATGTGGTAAGGCGTCTGTCTGATGTCAGGATACTGCCTGAATCTAAACATGCTGATGCTCAACATTCCCAGACGAATACCGACATCAACTATGAAAAGCAGCCGACAGATGGGCATACGCAGTCGTACAGCTCTCCTGAAAAGGTAATGGATTTGGATGATGGTTTAGTCGATGACGAACTAAACAGCGTTCCTTATACTGATGATATCCAATATGATAAGGCCACCAAAACGATAAGTGCGATTGATAGCGATGTCGTTAGTGATGAGCCACACCACACTGACTCTGATGACAAGCAGACTGGTGACGCAAAAACACCTTTACCAAAACCTAAAAAACCACCAAAGCTGCCTAGTTAA
- a CDS encoding acyl-CoA dehydrogenase C-terminal domain-containing protein, with the protein MAVYNAPLNDMRFILNDVFKAPEFWQNNENLAHVDMETVDMILEEMGKLSKNILLPINRSGDEEGATFEGDGVVTTPTGFKEAYKQYAESGWVGLSGNAEYGGQGFPKMVTMLTEEMVFTANQSFALYPNLTVGATLCLNAAGSEEQKQTYLEKMYNGEWAGTMCLTEPHAGTDLGIIKTKAVPNDDGSYDISGTKIFITGGEHDLTDNIIHLVLAKTPNAPEGSKGISLFVVPKFLVNADGSLGERNTLAVGSIEHKMGIKASATCVMNFDNAKGWMVGAENTGLSSMFIMMNYERVTMGLQGLGGSELAYQNAALYANDRGQGRSDTQLQSPEKPADAIIHHADVRRMLLNAKVNTEASRCFAMYVAKNLDEEKFSTDPESAKAAAARVALLTPVAKAFLTDKALEATVDCQQVFGGHGYIREWGMEQIVRDTRIAQIYEGTNGIQALDLLGRKVARNNGKYVTHFLGEIRDFVNNMQADHAIKQATLDAADTIEELTTTVLNNIGERKNEINGCAVDYMHAFGYLAYSYMFALMVEAANGKEGEFYTNKAKLADYFVGRVLPRIDAHAQMVKAGSDPMMNFDLAYFDVPAS; encoded by the coding sequence ATGGCTGTTTATAATGCCCCTCTTAATGACATGCGCTTTATCTTAAATGACGTATTCAAAGCGCCAGAGTTTTGGCAAAACAACGAAAACTTGGCTCATGTCGACATGGAAACTGTCGATATGATTTTAGAAGAAATGGGAAAACTGTCAAAAAACATTCTACTTCCTATTAACCGTAGCGGTGATGAAGAAGGCGCAACTTTTGAAGGTGATGGCGTCGTCACGACTCCGACAGGATTCAAAGAAGCCTATAAGCAATATGCTGAGTCAGGTTGGGTTGGCTTAAGCGGTAATGCTGAATACGGCGGTCAGGGCTTCCCTAAAATGGTTACCATGCTCACTGAAGAGATGGTTTTCACTGCCAACCAATCATTTGCCCTATATCCAAACCTAACAGTTGGTGCGACGCTTTGCTTAAATGCAGCTGGCTCTGAAGAGCAAAAGCAAACTTATCTAGAAAAAATGTACAACGGCGAATGGGCTGGCACCATGTGCTTGACGGAGCCGCATGCTGGTACTGATTTAGGTATTATCAAAACCAAAGCCGTGCCTAATGATGATGGTAGCTATGATATCTCTGGCACCAAAATCTTTATCACTGGTGGTGAGCATGACCTTACTGACAACATCATTCATTTGGTATTGGCAAAAACACCAAATGCACCAGAAGGCTCAAAAGGTATCTCGCTATTTGTCGTACCAAAATTCTTGGTCAATGCAGATGGTAGCTTAGGCGAGCGCAATACGTTAGCGGTAGGCTCTATCGAACACAAAATGGGTATCAAAGCCTCTGCGACTTGTGTCATGAACTTTGATAATGCTAAAGGCTGGATGGTTGGCGCGGAAAACACTGGTCTATCATCAATGTTTATCATGATGAACTATGAGCGTGTCACTATGGGCTTGCAAGGCCTTGGTGGTTCTGAGCTTGCCTATCAAAATGCAGCGTTATATGCCAATGACCGCGGTCAAGGCCGTAGCGATACCCAGCTACAAAGCCCAGAGAAACCTGCTGACGCTATTATCCATCATGCTGACGTCCGTCGTATGCTATTGAACGCCAAAGTAAACACTGAAGCATCGCGCTGTTTTGCGATGTATGTTGCCAAAAACCTTGATGAAGAGAAGTTTAGTACCGATCCTGAGTCAGCCAAAGCGGCTGCAGCTCGTGTTGCCCTACTGACACCAGTTGCTAAAGCGTTCCTGACTGATAAAGCACTGGAAGCCACTGTTGATTGTCAGCAAGTCTTTGGTGGTCATGGCTATATCCGCGAATGGGGTATGGAGCAGATCGTTCGTGATACCCGTATTGCACAGATTTATGAAGGTACCAACGGTATTCAAGCGCTTGACTTGCTAGGTCGTAAAGTTGCACGTAACAACGGTAAGTACGTCACTCATTTCTTGGGTGAGATTCGTGACTTTGTTAACAATATGCAAGCAGACCATGCTATCAAACAAGCTACTCTAGATGCAGCGGATACCATCGAAGAGCTAACCACCACTGTGCTTAACAACATCGGCGAACGCAAAAACGAAATCAATGGCTGTGCGGTTGACTACATGCATGCCTTTGGCTACCTTGCTTACTCATACATGTTTGCGTTGATGGTAGAAGCAGCCAATGGTAAAGAAGGTGAGTTTTATACCAATAAAGCTAAGCTTGCTGACTATTTTGTTGGCCGCGTCCTACCGCGTATCGATGCTCATGCACAAATGGTCAAAGCTGGTAGTGACCCAATGATGAACTTTGATCTTGCTTATTTCGATGTTCCTGCAAGCTAA
- a CDS encoding 16S rRNA (uracil(1498)-N(3))-methyltransferase: MRRFFYAVNNDNADASPLPKLGELPLGNNVELPDSVVHHWCRVLRASIGDQGILFDGFGGEYTVELQAISKKNATATLLTHIDDDRTPPTITQIGLVMSRGERMDYAIQKATELGVTAIQLLSSHHGEVTLKPAQVEKKLAHWQQIAIAACEQCGLNRPPLILAPQSINEWLSNTNSDAKTTEAMVTDVTKAQMAVSSIVSVLSRDPYYHVLANAADLCMQMSVPAAGQPAMPDALSDILKQQTPYIKLLIGPEGGLSQDECQQAEIVGFEPWQIGTRVLRTETAPVVALATLHALST, encoded by the coding sequence GTGCGACGTTTTTTTTATGCCGTTAACAACGACAATGCTGATGCCTCACCACTACCTAAATTGGGTGAGTTGCCACTAGGTAACAATGTCGAATTGCCAGATAGTGTTGTCCATCACTGGTGCCGTGTACTACGAGCAAGTATTGGTGATCAAGGGATTTTGTTCGATGGATTTGGCGGCGAATATACAGTAGAGCTACAGGCAATCAGTAAAAAAAATGCCACTGCTACTTTGCTTACACATATAGACGACGATCGTACGCCGCCTACTATTACTCAGATTGGTTTGGTAATGAGCCGCGGTGAGCGTATGGACTATGCTATTCAAAAAGCAACTGAGCTTGGGGTAACTGCTATTCAGTTGCTCAGCAGCCATCATGGCGAAGTCACATTGAAACCTGCTCAAGTTGAAAAGAAACTGGCGCACTGGCAACAAATAGCGATCGCAGCTTGTGAACAATGCGGCCTTAATCGTCCACCTCTTATTCTTGCGCCACAATCTATCAACGAATGGCTAAGCAATACCAATTCTGACGCTAAGACTACTGAGGCTATGGTTACTGACGTTACGAAGGCGCAAATGGCCGTCAGTTCTATCGTTTCTGTGCTTAGCCGTGATCCTTACTACCACGTATTAGCAAACGCTGCAGATCTATGTATGCAAATGAGCGTACCAGCAGCAGGACAACCTGCCATGCCTGACGCTCTATCTGATATTCTCAAACAACAGACCCCTTATATCAAACTGTTGATCGGGCCTGAGGGTGGTCTGAGTCAAGATGAATGTCAGCAGGCGGAGATTGTTGGATTTGAGCCTTGGCAAATCGGTACAAGAGTCTTGCGTACCGAAACTGCACCAGTAGTAGCATTAGCTACTTTACATGCCTTAAGCACCTAG
- the metF gene encoding methylenetetrahydrofolate reductase [NAD(P)H] produces the protein MSKPAFSFEFFPAKTEQGHEKLLSTYDELNKLSPAYFSVTYGAGGSTRSRTLDIVQALSTRGTTEIAPHMSCIGDDKSEIAELLEYYKTLGIRRLVALRGDLPSGQVGMGELPFAVDLVKYIREHSGDHFHIEVASYPEMHPQARSFEFDIDNLVNKYQAGANASITQFFYNADSYLYLRDKLEKRGIDTVAQPLVAGIMPITNSSNLLRFADSCGADIPRYVRKQLTDFGDDRKAIREFGFDVVYRLCERLIAEGVPAMHFYSMNKVEPNKRLVEALGLTA, from the coding sequence GTGAGTAAGCCTGCTTTCTCCTTTGAGTTCTTTCCTGCAAAGACCGAGCAAGGTCACGAAAAGCTTCTCAGCACTTATGATGAGCTTAATAAGTTGTCACCAGCTTATTTTTCGGTAACTTACGGTGCAGGCGGTTCAACCCGTAGCCGCACCTTAGATATCGTACAGGCATTAAGTACGCGTGGTACCACTGAAATCGCGCCGCATATGTCTTGTATTGGCGATGACAAAAGTGAAATCGCTGAACTGCTTGAGTATTATAAGACTTTAGGTATTAGACGTTTAGTAGCGCTACGCGGCGACTTGCCATCAGGTCAGGTGGGCATGGGTGAACTACCATTTGCGGTAGATTTGGTAAAGTACATTCGTGAGCATTCAGGTGATCACTTCCATATCGAAGTGGCCTCATACCCTGAAATGCACCCACAAGCGCGTAGCTTTGAGTTTGATATTGATAACTTGGTAAATAAATACCAAGCTGGTGCCAATGCGTCGATTACACAGTTTTTCTACAACGCTGACAGCTATCTGTACTTGCGTGATAAGTTAGAGAAACGCGGTATTGATACAGTAGCTCAGCCTTTGGTCGCTGGTATCATGCCAATTACCAATTCAAGCAATCTCTTGCGTTTTGCTGATAGCTGTGGCGCCGATATTCCGCGCTATGTACGTAAGCAGTTAACGGATTTTGGTGATGACCGTAAGGCTATTCGTGAGTTTGGCTTTGATGTGGTTTATCGCTTGTGTGAACGCTTGATTGCCGAGGGCGTACCTGCCATGCATTTTTATAGCATGAACAAAGTTGAGCCAAACAAACGCTTGGTAGAAGCATTGGGATTGACTGCTTAA